TAGCTTGTTTGTGTGAAGCCTAGGTTACGAGCGATATTATCAATGGACAAACGTGGATTTTTCAACATTTCTTTGGCAAGTGACATTTTCTTTTGGTTCACATAATTGATGAAATTCACATTCATTTCTTTTTTGAATAACTTACTAAAATAATAAGAGCTAAGATACACATGACTTGCCACTTCATCGAGTGTAATCGGTCGGTTGAGATTTTTCTCGATATACTTAAGTGCTTTCCGAATTTCTTTATTTTCTTCATGATGCGCTATTTTTGTATGATGAAAAACAATTTTTTGCTTTTGTTCTTCCCGACTTTTTTCCATTTCGGATTTCAAGTAATACTGGGAGATAATCGTGAGCATTTCGGCAGAAGAGTTAATTTTCTTGGAGCTGAAAACAGGGACAGAGCGAAATGCGGAGATGAGCTCTTTATCATTTTTCCAATCGGTTTCTTCTGCTTGAATATTACCAACTTCGCTACTTTCTTCACAAATAACCTGGCCACTAAGTAAAAATCCGCTAAGTTGGTTTTCGACGACAATTGGAACTGAAAAATCAGTTAGTCCAGCATGACATCGATAAATTAAGGGCTTTCCGGTTTTGGAGGCTTCCAGTCCACCAAACATATCACATTTTTGGCAAAGGGAGCGATATTTGGGATTGGAGCGAATAAGTTGGCAAAAAGGAGTAAAGTTACATAATCTAGAAACTTCGGTACCGTGTATATCTACAACAACGGAGGCTAAACTGGTTGCGGCTGAGAACTCATCCATTACTTTTTCAATGAGCATTTCGTTGCTTTTGGACTGTAGTAACATAGCTATTCCCCTTTCGGCGAGACTTGGCGTGTTTCTGTCGTTCTTAGTATAGCATATTTATAATGCGCTTACATTTTCTTGCCATGAAGATAACAATATATTGCTAAGAGTAATTTCATAAGAGAAAGCCCAAACCATGCATTATTGGATGGCTTTTTGTCGTTATTTTTTTTTGAGGCGCAAAATTGTGTTAAAACACGATTGGCGTCTTCTTTTTTTCTGTTTGGAAGCGGCAACTATTTATATTCCAGATTGCCTATACTGAGAGAGTAAAATACTTATTTTGAGAAGGAGGTACACCCATGCAAGAAGCACTAGGCTTAGTTGAAACTAAAGGGCTAGTCGGCGCCATTGAAGCCGCTGACGCCATGGTTAAATCAGCTAACGTAACATTAACAGGGTACGAAAAAATCGGGTCTGGACTGGTTACTGTCATGGTTCGTGGCGATGTTGGTGCAGTGAAAGCAGCGACAGAAGCAGGAGCAGCGGCAGCAAGAAATGTAGGTACCGTGATGAGTACACATGTTATTCCTCGTCCGCATACTGATGTGGAAGAAATTTTACCAGTGAGGGTGAAGTCAGATGAGTGAGCAAAATAAACTAATTGACGAAATTCTAAAACAGGTAATGGAAACGGTTAATGATGCCCCGGAAAAAATAGTAGAGGATGGAGGATCACGTCAAATGAGTGAAAAAGCAGTTCAATTAACAGAATTTGTAGGAACAGCAATAGGAGATACAATCGGCCTAGTGATTGCGAATGTAGACGGACAACTTTTAGAAGCAATGAAGCTTGAGAAGTCTTACCGTTCTATAGGTATTTTAGGAGCCCGTACTGGTGCAGGCCCACATATTATGGCAGCAGATGAAGCTGTAAAAGCTACAAATACAGAAGTAGTAAAAATCGAATTACCACGTGATACAAAAGGCGGTGCGGGTCACGGTTCTTTAATTATCTTTGGTGGTGACGATGTTTCTGATGTCAAACGTGCAGTAGAAGTTGCACTGAATGAATTAGATAAAACTTTCGGAGATGTTTACGGCAACGAAGCTGGACACATCGAACTTCAATATACAGCGCGAGCAAGTCATGCACTTAATACAGCATTCGGCGCACCTGTAGGAAAAGCATTCGGACTTATGGTTGGTGCACCGGCTGGGATTGGCGTTGTCATGGCAGATACTGCAGTGAAATCCGCTAACGTAGATGTCGTTGCATATTCCTCGCCAGCAGATGGGACAAGTTTCTCCAATGAAGTGATTCTTTGTATTTCTGGAGATTCTGGTGCAGTCCGTCAAGCTGTTATTTCAGCACGTGAAATTGGTAAAAAATTACTTGGAGCTTTAGGGGATG
The sequence above is drawn from the Listeria monocytogenes genome and encodes:
- a CDS encoding PocR ligand-binding domain-containing protein — protein: MLLQSKSNEMLIEKVMDEFSAATSLASVVVDIHGTEVSRLCNFTPFCQLIRSNPKYRSLCQKCDMFGGLEASKTGKPLIYRCHAGLTDFSVPIVVENQLSGFLLSGQVICEESSEVGNIQAEETDWKNDKELISAFRSVPVFSSKKINSSAEMLTIISQYYLKSEMEKSREEQKQKIVFHHTKIAHHEENKEIRKALKYIEKNLNRPITLDEVASHVYLSSYYFSKLFKKEMNVNFINYVNQKKMSLAKEMLKNPRLSIDNIARNLGFTQTSYFCKVFRKEFEVTPKGYRETLK
- the pduA gene encoding propanediol utilization microcompartment protein PduA, which encodes MQEALGLVETKGLVGAIEAADAMVKSANVTLTGYEKIGSGLVTVMVRGDVGAVKAATEAGAAAARNVGTVMSTHVIPRPHTDVEEILPVRVKSDE
- the pduB gene encoding propanediol utilization microcompartment protein PduB; protein product: MSEQNKLIDEILKQVMETVNDAPEKIVEDGGSRQMSEKAVQLTEFVGTAIGDTIGLVIANVDGQLLEAMKLEKSYRSIGILGARTGAGPHIMAADEAVKATNTEVVKIELPRDTKGGAGHGSLIIFGGDDVSDVKRAVEVALNELDKTFGDVYGNEAGHIELQYTARASHALNTAFGAPVGKAFGLMVGAPAGIGVVMADTAVKSANVDVVAYSSPADGTSFSNEVILCISGDSGAVRQAVISAREIGKKLLGALGDEPKNDRPSYI